CCGTCACCATCCGCAGACGGTTGTGCATGAACCCCGTCTGGTTCAGTTGCAGCATCGCGGCATCGACGAGTGGATAGCCCGTGCGGCCATCGCACCACGCGGCGAACAGCGCGTCGGCGTCCTTGCCCGTTTCCCAGCGCAGCGTATCGAATTCGCGCTTGAATGACTCGCGCTTCGCGATATGCGGATGATGCGTGAGGATCATGAAGTAGAAGTCCCGCCAGATCAGTTCCGATAGCCACGTCGCCGCGCCCTGGCCGTCGGGTTGCAGCGACATCTCGTGCGCGAGCCGTGCGAGCGTGCGGATCGAAACCGTGCCGAAGCGCAAATGCACCGACAGATGGCTCGTGCCGCGCGCGGCGGGAAAGTCGCGCCGATTGGCGTAGCTGTCGATCCGCGTCGTGAAATCTTCGAGCAGCGTTCGCGCGCCGCTCATGCCCGCCAGCAGCTTCGTTTCCGCCATCTCGCCAGGCGCGAAGCCCATTTTCGCGAGCGTCGGCCATGCGTGATCGAGCTTGTGCGGCGGCCGCGCAAGACTTTGCGCATAGCGTTCGACGGGATACGGTTTGAGATCGAACGGCGTCAGCTGCTTGAGCCACGCGTTCTTGTACGGCCTGAATACGGCGAAGGGCTTGCGTTGTCCGTTGAGCAGTTCGTCGCGCTCGAAGATCACCTGGTCCTTGAACGTGAGCAACTGGCGTCCGTCGTCGCGCAGATGATCGGCGATCGTCTCATCTCGTTCGATCGCAACAGGCTCGTAGTCGTGGTTGGTAAAAACGGCTTCGACTTCGAGCTGTGCGGCGAGCTTCGGGATCGCGTCGACGGGATCGCCGTGCAGCACGATCAGTCCGCCGCCGCCTTCTTTCAACGATCCATCAAGCTCTTCCACCGACGCGAGAATGAACTCGATCCGCCGATCCTGCACCTTGCCGCTGTGTGCGTCATGTTGATGCGCCGAATCGATCAGCGGCTGAAGGATCGTCGTGTCGAAGACGAACACGCACCAGACGCGCTCGCAATGTTTGAGCGCGTAGTACAGTGCCGCGTTATCGCCTGTGCGCAGATCGCGGCGAAACCAGACGAGTCCGTTCCTGAAGTGTTCGTTGATCTGATAGGCGCGGGTCATGTGATGGCGATGCGATTAAAGGACCGTCGATGATAGTGTCCGTTCGACGCAAACCCAATGCCCGGCGCGTCGGGAATCGACGCAAAAATGAAGCAGCGCCCGACTTTCGCATGAAAGCCGGGCGCTGCTCGAAGACAAAACCCAGGGACTTAAACGACCTTCACGCGCACTTCGACATTACCGCGTGTCGCGTTCGAGTACGGGCAAACCTGATGCGCCGCGTCGACCAGATCCTGCGCGGCGGCTGCGTCCAGGCCGGGTAGGGAGACGCGCAGTTCGATGTCCAGCGCGAAGCCGCCCTTGTCATTCGGACCGACACCGACATCGGCCGTCACGGTCGTTTCGGCGGGCACGGCCTGCTTGCGTTGTCCCGCGACGAACTTCATCGCGCTCAGGAAACACGCCGAGTAGCCGGCCGCGAACAGCTGTTCCGGATTCGTGCCTTGCGCGCCATTGCCGCCGAGTTCGCGCGGCGCAGCCAGCTTCACGTCGAGCGCGTTATCCGATGAAACCGCGCGGCCATCGCGACCGCCATTGCTCGTTGCCGTTGCCTTGTACAGTACGTTCATCTTGACGCTCCTTGATCGGTTCCAGTGATTGGGTCAATGCTTGCCAGTGCTTTGCGTGATCGCTGTCGAACTGGCATGGAGGAAATATATCGTGCAAATCATTAGTGTGCAAACTAAATTGCCTATCGATGCAATAGGCACGCATGTGCGCTTGCTCAGTAGCGTTCGAGGTAGTCGTTCAGCGTGCCGCGCAATTGCTGGAGATCGTTGCGCAGCCGCATGAGAAAGTCGGGCGTCTGCTGGGTCGCGCAGAAGATTTCTTCCGGCACGTCGCGCGCGGTGCGCTTGAGTGTGACGCCTGCTTTCGTCAGCCGGATGAAGACGAGCCGCTCGTCTTCCGTGCCGCGCACGCGCTCGATATACCCTTGCGCTTCGAGCCGTTTCAGCAGCGGCGTCACGGTCGCCGAATCGAGGTTCAGGCGCGCGGCGATGTCCTTCACGGTGACGTCGTCGGTTTCCCACAGAATCAGCATGGTCAGATACTGCGGATACGTGAGGCCGAGCCGGTCGAGAATCGGCTTATACGCCTTCGTCATCGCGAGCGACGTCGAGTAGAGCGCGAAGCAGAGCTGTTCGTCGAGCGTGACGGGAAAGGCGGTGCGCTGGGTCATGGACGTCCCCTTGAAGCGATGCGTGCGAATGGATTGCGTGCAAACTATTGTGCCGCAAAAAATCGGCGCGCGGCATCGGTGCTTCACCTCGTAGCGTCGAAGGCCCGCGCCGCATGCGCAGCGTGGACCCGACAGGCTAAACCGCTCACGAAACGCTCAGGAAGCGATCAGGAAGACGACGAGGAAGAGGAATTCGACGACAGCGGCTGACCGGGCGATTGCACGCCGAAGCAGCCGCGATACGTGGCGTAGAACGAGCAGTAGAGCATCGTGGTGACGATGATCGACGCGGGCATCAGAATGACCAGCGCGAGTTCGCCGGCGCCCAGCGCCTGAAGCAGCTGGGACAGCCCGAACGACACCGTCGTCGCGACAGCGAACCACAATGCGCCGTACACGATGAACGCGCCGCGATTGCGCCAGCAGCTGACGATGCTGAAGAACATCGCCTTGATGGCCGGCACGTCGTGCCACGCGGCGAGCACGGGCGCGAACCAGAACAGCATCGCGACGGGCACGTAGAACGCGAGCGCCGTCAGCACGGCCAGCGGAATGTCGCTATTGGCGACGGCTTCGGGCTGCATCGACTCGCCGCTGATCATCAGATGCAGCAGCATGCCGCCGTCCGCGAGCGCGGAGCCCATCAGCACGACGGCCATCGCGATGATGTACAGCACGCCGAGCAGCAGCAGGCGTTTCGCGACCTGGCCGCCATACGAGCGGAAACCGTCGACGAGTATGGTCGGCAGCACCGGCTTGCCCGCGATCGTGTCGCGGCACGCCGCCATGAAGCCGACGGCGACGCCCGGAATCAGCATGAGCGGCAGCACGCCGCCGATGATGGGAATCAGCGAGATCGCCGTCATCGCGAGCAGATACGCAAAGAACAGCGTCAGAAACGCAAGCGGATTCCTGCGAAAGAGCCAGATGCCTTGCCGGAACCACACGTAGCCGGTTTTCGCCGGAACTTCGATCAGTTGCATGAGCTATGAGTGCTTAGAGTGCGGCGCCCGCGAGACGCTCGCGGAGAATGCGCTCGAAATGACCGGGATCGTGTGGCTTGAGCAGTTCGGCGGCGCGCGGCATATGGAAATCATACAGGCGCGAGACCCAGAAACGATACGCGCCCGCGCGCAACATGTCGTTCCAGTGCCGGGTTTCGGCGGGCGTGAACGGGCGCACCGTCTGATAGGCGCGCAACAGCGCTTCGACGCGCGCTTCGTCGAGCTTGCCCGTCGCGAGGTCGACGCACCAGTCGTTGACGGTGACGGCGACGTCGAAGAGCCACTTGTCGCAGCCGGCGAAATAGAAATCGAAGAAGCCGCCCAGTTCGACTTCGTGATGCGTGCCGGGCGCCGCGTGCGCGAACAGCACGTTGTCACGGAACAGATCGCAATGGCACGGGCCTTCGGGCAGCGACGCGTAATCGTCCGACGCGAAGAACGCCTGCTGATGCGCGAGTTCTTCCGTGAGCAGCGTGCGCTGCGCGTCCGTCAGAAACGGCGCGATGCTCGGCACCGTTTCCTGCCACCACGGCAGGCTGCGCAGATTCGGCTGATGATGCGCAAAGTCGCGCCCCGCCAGATGCAGGCGCGCGAGCATCTGCCCGACTTCGACGCAGTGCGCGGCGTGCGGCGCAAGCTCCGGCGCGCCGTCGAGCTTCGTGACGATGGTCGCGGGCTTGCCGTTGAGCATGCCGAACAGCGCGCCGTCGTCGCGCGGCATCGGGTCCGGCACCGGCACGCGATGCGACGCCAGATGGCGCATCAGATCGAGATAGAACGGCAGTTGTTCAGCCGTCAGCTTTTCGAAGATCGTGAGGACGTACTCGCCGCGCGTGGTCGTCAGAAAGAAATTGCTGTTCTCGATACCGGATGTAATGCCGCGAAATTCGACGACTTCGCCGAGATCGTAGTGGCGCATCCAGTCTGCGAGTTGGGCTTCGGTGACAGCGGTGAAAACGGCCATGCGTGGGGGCGTCGGATCAGGTTGGTCGGCTGGCGCAATGCCAGTGGAAAATCGGAACAAGCAGGTTGAAAGCGTCGTTGCTGACGCTTCGGCTTGAAGCAAAACAGGCGCGCGTCTCGCGACGGCGCGCCGGTCCGGCTGGATCAGTAATGCAGGTTCACGGACGGCAGGCGCGCGGGCGGCTTGCCGGATTCGTAGACTTTCGGCGAGGTATCGGTAGGCGCGCTCATCTGGTAGCGCGTGCCGAAGTTCGAGCGCACGTCGATTTCGACGGGCTTGCCCTTGTCGCGGTATTCGGTGATTTCGGTGCCGTTGCCGCTGCGTTCGTAGTAGCTCGGCGTGCGCGGCTGGTTGATCTCGACTTTCGAGCTGACTTCGGCCGCGGGGCGGTTGATCGCTCTCAGATCCGGCAGACCGGCCCGTTCGTTGGCTTCGGCTTGGGCGTCTGCGGCTGCCTTGTCTTGCGCGGACGGGGCAGGCTGGGCAGCCATCGCGACGCCGCTGACGGCCAGCATCAGCGCAACTGCGACGGGGAAGAGCGGCTTCATGGTGTTTCTCCGATTAGGTGGCCCAATTCTAGCAAATCCACTGCTGCCCACGGGCGCGAGTAACGGGCGATCGCCTTATTTTGCGCGCTTCCCGCGCGGCCTGCAGCAAGCGCGCGGTTGCGTGCGCGACGCCACGCAAACGGCCGGTGAGCGGGCACGACGTCATCGGAAAGCACGGGTTCCGTGGTAATGTCGTTGCATCAATCGAGGCGAACGAAGATGAACTACGAGACCAATCAACGCGCGGTGCACGTGCCCGCCAACGCGTTCCCGACCGAGGCCTTCGACGACGCAGCCGATGCCGTCACGCGCCTGTCCGCCATCTATGAAGCGAACACGTCGTTCCTGCGCGACGCGTTCGCGCGCTATCGCCGCAACGAGCCGTTCGACCGGCGCGTGCGCGCGTGCTATCCGTTCGTGCGCGTGCGCACGGAGACCAACACGCATGTCGATTCGCGCCGCTCGTACGGTTTCGTCGCGGGTCCGGGCGTGTTCGAAACGACGGTCACGCGGCCCGATCTGTTCGGCAATTACTATCGTGAGCAATTGCGGCTGCTGGTGAAGAACCATCATGTGTCGGTGGAAGTCGGCGTGTCCGATCAGCCCATTCCCATTCACTTCGCATTCGCCGAAGGCATTCACCTCGAAGGCGATCTCGACCGCGAACGCCTGCTCGCGATGCGCGACGTATTCGATGCGCCCGATCTCGCGCTGCTCGACGACCGCATCGTGAACGGCACGTACGAGCCGCTGCCCGGCGAGCCGCATCCGCTCGCGCTGTTCACGGCGGCGCGCGTCGACTTTTCGCTGCATCGGCTGAAGCACTACACGGCGACTTCGCCGACGCATTGCCAGAACTACGTGCTGTACACGAACTACCAGTTCTATATCGACGAATTCGTGAAGCTCGGCCGCACGATGATGACGAAGACCGACGACGCCGATCTGCGCGCGTACCGCAGCGAGTACACGTCGTTCGTCGAACCGGGCGACGTGATCACGTACAACGCGAATCTCGGCGAGCAGGAAGACGAGGGCCACGCGCCGCCGCGCCTGCCGCAGATGCCCGCGTATCACCTGAAGCGCGCGGACGGCAGCGGCATCACGATGGTGAACATCGGCGTCGGACCGTCGAACGCGAAGACGATCACCGATCACATCGCCGTGCTGCGTCCGCATGCGTGGATCATGCTCGGCCACTGCGCGGGGCTGCGCAATACGCAGCGCCTCGGCGACTACGTGCTCGCGCACGGCTATGTGCGCGAGGATCACGTGCTCGACGACGATCTGCCGCTGTGGGTGCCGATTCCGGCGCTCGCCGAAGTGCAGGTCGCGCTGGAGCGCGCGGTCGCGCAGGTCACGCAGCTCGACGGCGCCGAACTCAAGCGCGTGATGCGCACGGGCACGGTGGCGAGCGTCGACAACCGTAACTGGGAACTGCGCGATCATCGCGAGCCAGTGCTGCGTCTGTCGCAAAGCCGTGCGATTGCGCTCGACATGGAAAGCGCGACGATTGCCGCGAACGGTTTCCGTTTCCGCGTGCCGTATGGGACGCTGCTGTGCGTGTCGGACAAGCCGCTGCACGGCGAGTTGAAACTGCCGGGTATGGCGGACCAGTTCTATCGCGCGCAGGTCGATCAGCATCTGCAGATCGGCGTGAAGGCGATGGAGATTCTGCGGACCAACGGCCTGCATAAGCTGCATAGCCGGAAGCTGCGGAGTTTTGCGGAGGTGGCGTTTCAGTAAGCGCGCTCGCGCGCGTTACACATACGGGAGTGCGACGAGCCCGACGAGGGCCCCGCCTCCCAACAACCACAACGGATGAATGCGCGTCTTGAACGCAAGCAGCGCGCAGGCACCCGTAATCGCCCACGCAAGCCACGACGCATCCGACGACTGCGCAATCAGCAGCGCACTCGCCGCGACGAGCCCCGCCGTCACAGGCACGAGTCCCTTCTGCGCGACGCGCCGCCACGGGCGATCCTTGAAGCGGTTCCACGCGTGCATCGCCAGAATCGTCACGACGGACGACGGCCCGAACTTCGCCAGCGACGTCACCAGCATCCCCGCCCAGCCGGCCACGTGCCACCCGACCAGCGTCACGACCATCATGTTCGGTCCGGGCGCGGCCTGCGCGAGCGCGAAGAGCGCGCTGAACTCGCTGGCGGGCATCCAGTGATGCACTTCGACGACCTGCCGCTGCATCTCCGGCAGGATCGTGTTGCCGCCGCCGAATGCGAGCAGCGAAAGCTGGCTGAAAATGACAGCGAGCGCGATCAGCGTTTCGATCATTTCGACACCTCGTTTGCGCGCGGCTTCGAGTCCGTCTTCGCGTCTGACGCCTGCGCCTTCTCCACGCGCGACGCGACGAAGATGCTGAGCGGCGTCAGCACGAGCATCGTCGGCAGCAGCGGAAAGCGCAGCAGCGCGATCGCGACGAAGCCGAGCGCGGCGATCGTCGCGGCGCGCGGATCGTGACGTAGCGGCATCAGAATCTTGACGGCCATCGCGACGAGCAATCCCGCCGCCGCGGCAGCCAGCCCGGCAAAAAGATGCTTGATGTGCGGATCGTTTTGCGTGTGTTCATACAGCACGCCGAGCGCGATCACGACCAGCGACGGTCCGGCGATCAGTCCGAGAATGCCCGCCAGCGCGCCGCGCAAACCGCGAAACTTCATGCCGAGCGCGACCGACAGATTGATCACATTGCCGCCCGGCAGAAACTGGCACAGGCCGAGCAGATCGGTGAATTCGGCGGCGCTCAGCCAGCGGTGCCGATCGACGATGGTGCGTCGCGCGAGCGGCAGCGCGCCGCCAAACGACGTGAGCCCCAGGCCCAGAAAGCCCATGAAGATTTCGCGCGTGGTCGGAGCGGGCGCATGCTCCGGCGCCGGGTCCTGCGCGTGAAGGTGCTGATCCATTGCGTTCACCATCCAGTACAAGCCGTGAAGATTAGCGCTATTCGAGCCGCACTCAAAACGATTTCTTGGGTAAGTCTTTGTGATCTAGAATCACAAGGATGAACCGCAAGCTTCCTCCTTTTCCGGCGCTGCGCGCCTTCGAAGCCGCGGCGCGGCATAACAGTTTCACGGCCGCCGCCGACGAGCTCCATGTGACACACGGTGCAATCAGCCGGCAGGTCGCGGCGTTCGAAGCGTGGGTTGGCGTGCAGGTGTTTCATCGGAACGGCAAGCGTGTACGGCTCACGGAAGACGGCGCGCGCTATCTGTCGAAGATTCAGGCAGCGTTCGACAGCATCGCCGCCGCGACTGACCAGCTTCGCGACACGGGCGTCGTGCATGTGCTGCGCGTCAACGCGCTGCCTACGTTCGCGATGAAGTGGCTGTTACCGAGGCTGTCGCAATTCCAGCGGATGGCGCCGAACGTCGAGTTGCGGCTCGCGACATCGAATGCGCCGGTCGAAACGCTCGACAGCTTCGATGTCGCCGTGCGGCGCGGGCCCGCGCACTGGCCCAATTGCGCGAGTGGTCAGTTCCTGGAAGAGAGCGAGATTCCCGTGTGCAGTCCGGCGCTGCTGCAACGCATGCCCATTCGCAGCGCCGACGATCTAGCGCGTCACGTGCTGCTGCATTCGGATACGCGGCCCGACGCGTGGCATCACTGGTTGCAGGCCGCGGGCGTCAAGGCGAAGTGCCGCAAGAAACAGTCGTTCGACCATTTCTATCTGGCGTTGCAGGCGGCTGTCGATGGATTGGGCGTTGCGCTCGGACCGATGCCGCTGCTCGATGATGAGCTGGCGTCGGGGCGGCTCGTCATGCCGCTGGCGGGACCGCGCATCGATGCGCGCGGCTACTGGTGGGTCGCGCGGCGCGAGGTCGCGAATGCGCCGCTTGTCGAGCAGTTCTGCCGCTGGCTGGAATCACAGGCAGCGCAGGCGGCAGAAACCGGCTCATAACAGACTCACAACACGATCACAGATAGAACATCCGGTCTTCGTCCGACTTCGAGGGATGCGCTTCCGGCTCTTCACGTTCTTCGTAGAACGCGAGCACGGCTTCGAGCACCTGGTCCGGTTCGTCGATGACCTGCATCAGGTTCATGTCGCCGGGATTGATGAGGCCCATCGGCACGAGTTGCGATTCGAACCATGCGAGCAAGCCCTTCCAGAACTCCGCGCCGACGAGAATGATGGGCACATGGCGCGACTTCTTCGTCTGAATGAGCGTGAGCACTTCGGCGAGTTCGTCGAGCGTGCCGAAGCCGCCCGGCATCACAATCACGGCATCCGAATTCTTCACGAACGTGACCTTGCGCGTGAAGAAGTGGCGGAAGCGCAGCGAGATGTCCTGCCATTGATTGCCCGACTGCTCGTGCGGCAACTCGATGTTCAGGCCGACGGACGGGGCCTTGCCCGCATGCGCGCCTTTATTGGCCGCTTCCATGATGCCGGGGCCGCCGCCGGAGATCACGGC
This genomic interval from Paraburkholderia sabiae contains the following:
- a CDS encoding organic hydroperoxide resistance protein: MNVLYKATATSNGGRDGRAVSSDNALDVKLAAPRELGGNGAQGTNPEQLFAAGYSACFLSAMKFVAGQRKQAVPAETTVTADVGVGPNDKGGFALDIELRVSLPGLDAAAAQDLVDAAHQVCPYSNATRGNVEVRVKVV
- a CDS encoding AMP nucleosidase, with product MNYETNQRAVHVPANAFPTEAFDDAADAVTRLSAIYEANTSFLRDAFARYRRNEPFDRRVRACYPFVRVRTETNTHVDSRRSYGFVAGPGVFETTVTRPDLFGNYYREQLRLLVKNHHVSVEVGVSDQPIPIHFAFAEGIHLEGDLDRERLLAMRDVFDAPDLALLDDRIVNGTYEPLPGEPHPLALFTAARVDFSLHRLKHYTATSPTHCQNYVLYTNYQFYIDEFVKLGRTMMTKTDDADLRAYRSEYTSFVEPGDVITYNANLGEQEDEGHAPPRLPQMPAYHLKRADGSGITMVNIGVGPSNAKTITDHIAVLRPHAWIMLGHCAGLRNTQRLGDYVLAHGYVREDHVLDDDLPLWVPIPALAEVQVALERAVAQVTQLDGAELKRVMRTGTVASVDNRNWELRDHREPVLRLSQSRAIALDMESATIAANGFRFRVPYGTLLCVSDKPLHGELKLPGMADQFYRAQVDQHLQIGVKAMEILRTNGLHKLHSRKLRSFAEVAFQ
- a CDS encoding cryptochrome/photolyase family protein translates to MTRAYQINEHFRNGLVWFRRDLRTGDNAALYYALKHCERVWCVFVFDTTILQPLIDSAHQHDAHSGKVQDRRIEFILASVEELDGSLKEGGGGLIVLHGDPVDAIPKLAAQLEVEAVFTNHDYEPVAIERDETIADHLRDDGRQLLTFKDQVIFERDELLNGQRKPFAVFRPYKNAWLKQLTPFDLKPYPVERYAQSLARPPHKLDHAWPTLAKMGFAPGEMAETKLLAGMSGARTLLEDFTTRIDSYANRRDFPAARGTSHLSVHLRFGTVSIRTLARLAHEMSLQPDGQGAATWLSELIWRDFYFMILTHHPHIAKRESFKREFDTLRWETGKDADALFAAWCDGRTGYPLVDAAMLQLNQTGFMHNRLRMVTASFLAKDLGIDWRRGERYFEEKLNDFDFSANNGGWQWAASTGCDAQPWFRIFNPVTQSEKFDPQGLFIKRFLPELEKVPAKWIHAPWQADPDDLKDWGVVLGKDYPQPVVDHAKARQQTLARYGVLRSR
- a CDS encoding MarR family winged helix-turn-helix transcriptional regulator, with protein sequence MTQRTAFPVTLDEQLCFALYSTSLAMTKAYKPILDRLGLTYPQYLTMLILWETDDVTVKDIAARLNLDSATVTPLLKRLEAQGYIERVRGTEDERLVFIRLTKAGVTLKRTARDVPEEIFCATQQTPDFLMRLRNDLQQLRGTLNDYLERY
- a CDS encoding transcriptional regulator GcvA encodes the protein MNRKLPPFPALRAFEAAARHNSFTAAADELHVTHGAISRQVAAFEAWVGVQVFHRNGKRVRLTEDGARYLSKIQAAFDSIAAATDQLRDTGVVHVLRVNALPTFAMKWLLPRLSQFQRMAPNVELRLATSNAPVETLDSFDVAVRRGPAHWPNCASGQFLEESEIPVCSPALLQRMPIRSADDLARHVLLHSDTRPDAWHHWLQAAGVKAKCRKKQSFDHFYLALQAAVDGLGVALGPMPLLDDELASGRLVMPLAGPRIDARGYWWVARREVANAPLVEQFCRWLESQAAQAAETGS
- a CDS encoding LOG family protein; the encoded protein is MTKRKVIPSLRSLADQERATAKKARASWQMFTIMAEFIEATEYLSEIRPAVSIYGSARLKPNSPYYKLATTIARKLSDAGFAVISGGGPGIMEAANKGAHAGKAPSVGLNIELPHEQSGNQWQDISLRFRHFFTRKVTFVKNSDAVIVMPGGFGTLDELAEVLTLIQTKKSRHVPIILVGAEFWKGLLAWFESQLVPMGLINPGDMNLMQVIDEPDQVLEAVLAFYEEREEPEAHPSKSDEDRMFYL
- a CDS encoding chromate transporter, producing MIETLIALAVIFSQLSLLAFGGGNTILPEMQRQVVEVHHWMPASEFSALFALAQAAPGPNMMVVTLVGWHVAGWAGMLVTSLAKFGPSSVVTILAMHAWNRFKDRPWRRVAQKGLVPVTAGLVAASALLIAQSSDASWLAWAITGACALLAFKTRIHPLWLLGGGALVGLVALPYV
- a CDS encoding homoserine kinase, yielding MAVFTAVTEAQLADWMRHYDLGEVVEFRGITSGIENSNFFLTTTRGEYVLTIFEKLTAEQLPFYLDLMRHLASHRVPVPDPMPRDDGALFGMLNGKPATIVTKLDGAPELAPHAAHCVEVGQMLARLHLAGRDFAHHQPNLRSLPWWQETVPSIAPFLTDAQRTLLTEELAHQQAFFASDDYASLPEGPCHCDLFRDNVLFAHAAPGTHHEVELGGFFDFYFAGCDKWLFDVAVTVNDWCVDLATGKLDEARVEALLRAYQTVRPFTPAETRHWNDMLRAGAYRFWVSRLYDFHMPRAAELLKPHDPGHFERILRERLAGAAL
- a CDS encoding BPSS1780 family membrane protein → MQLIEVPAKTGYVWFRQGIWLFRRNPLAFLTLFFAYLLAMTAISLIPIIGGVLPLMLIPGVAVGFMAACRDTIAGKPVLPTILVDGFRSYGGQVAKRLLLLGVLYIIAMAVVLMGSALADGGMLLHLMISGESMQPEAVANSDIPLAVLTALAFYVPVAMLFWFAPVLAAWHDVPAIKAMFFSIVSCWRNRGAFIVYGALWFAVATTVSFGLSQLLQALGAGELALVILMPASIIVTTMLYCSFYATYRGCFGVQSPGQPLSSNSSSSSSS
- a CDS encoding chromate transporter: MDQHLHAQDPAPEHAPAPTTREIFMGFLGLGLTSFGGALPLARRTIVDRHRWLSAAEFTDLLGLCQFLPGGNVINLSVALGMKFRGLRGALAGILGLIAGPSLVVIALGVLYEHTQNDPHIKHLFAGLAAAAAGLLVAMAVKILMPLRHDPRAATIAALGFVAIALLRFPLLPTMLVLTPLSIFVASRVEKAQASDAKTDSKPRANEVSK